A single window of Nocardia higoensis DNA harbors:
- a CDS encoding nuclear transport factor 2 family protein — MFDEEEFQRSLDQPRLSHPVPEFLESNRAVPIRAIPEAELQATTKTWFVDFAAKLDYLSEKHDTDVTWLMGWAKRYWWSFLVRDMSINDELYTQDIRYTDVTTFGRTIVGIDEFVEYNFAFFDAIPDWRYDPLPDQAYIDIKPDGTVRTVIRYMGSGHWSGPLRLYPYDKSAPTIYGTGRFIQAPAVDRYHFTKDGLMEEGETLYDFLDGVQRAGILPRDDSWQFRTLMAASKIPAATRKLGKRLGR, encoded by the coding sequence ATGTTCGACGAAGAAGAATTCCAGCGGTCCCTGGACCAGCCGCGCCTGTCGCACCCGGTGCCGGAGTTTCTGGAATCCAATCGCGCGGTGCCGATCCGCGCGATCCCGGAGGCCGAGTTGCAGGCGACGACCAAGACATGGTTCGTCGACTTCGCGGCGAAACTGGACTACCTGAGCGAGAAGCACGACACCGACGTGACCTGGCTGATGGGCTGGGCCAAGCGGTACTGGTGGAGCTTTTTGGTGCGCGACATGAGCATCAACGACGAGCTCTACACCCAGGACATCCGCTACACCGACGTCACCACGTTCGGCCGCACCATCGTCGGCATCGACGAGTTCGTCGAGTACAACTTCGCCTTCTTCGACGCCATCCCGGACTGGCGCTACGACCCGTTGCCGGACCAGGCCTACATCGACATCAAGCCCGACGGCACGGTGCGCACCGTCATCCGCTACATGGGCAGCGGCCACTGGTCCGGCCCGCTACGGCTCTACCCCTACGACAAGTCCGCGCCGACCATCTACGGCACCGGCCGATTCATCCAGGCGCCCGCGGTGGACCGCTACCACTTCACCAAGGACGGCCTGATGGAGGAGGGCGAGACCCTCTACGACTTCCTCGACGGCGTGCAGCGGGCGGGCATCCTGCCCCGCGACGACAGCTGGCAGTTCCGCACGCTGATGGCGGCCTCCAAGATCCCGGCGGCCACCAGGAAACTGGGCAAACGACTGGGTCGCTGA
- a CDS encoding GNAT family N-acetyltransferase, whose product MNQLPMLSAVQIAAERVLLRKARDADREGLIELQTDPEVWAYIGAPRLREDAEQRLDAIGGAANATATPGHFIIADKATDNLIGTFELKRRAADEPGHVAEDGEELELGYLMRRDAWGAGLAFEAATAVLRAAADELPDQPVLIATQTANKRSLRLAARLGFQPVSTFEWFDAGQTLCLASLHSFKA is encoded by the coding sequence ATGAACCAGTTGCCGATGCTGTCCGCTGTCCAGATCGCCGCGGAGCGGGTCCTGCTGCGCAAGGCGCGCGACGCTGACCGGGAAGGGCTCATCGAGCTACAAACTGACCCGGAAGTCTGGGCCTACATCGGAGCCCCGCGGCTGAGGGAAGACGCCGAGCAGCGCCTCGACGCGATCGGCGGCGCAGCCAACGCGACCGCCACTCCCGGCCACTTCATCATCGCCGATAAGGCCACCGACAACCTGATCGGAACATTCGAGCTCAAACGGCGTGCCGCCGACGAGCCCGGCCACGTCGCCGAAGACGGCGAGGAGCTGGAATTGGGTTACCTGATGCGGCGCGACGCCTGGGGCGCGGGACTGGCGTTCGAGGCCGCCACCGCCGTATTACGCGCAGCCGCAGACGAGCTCCCCGATCAGCCGGTCCTCATCGCGACCCAGACCGCCAACAAACGCTCGCTCAGACTCGCAGCCCGCCTAGGATTCCAGCCGGTCAGCACCTTCGAATGGTTCGACGCTGGACAGACCCTGTGCCTAGCCAGCCTGCACTCGTTCAAAGCCTGA